A genomic stretch from Thalassophryne amazonica chromosome 18, fThaAma1.1, whole genome shotgun sequence includes:
- the LOC117531203 gene encoding oocyte zinc finger protein XlCOF15-like, producing GRRYVRKSHLNRHMMIHTGQKPFVCSECGKRFGQKNSLNKHMIIHTGQKSFVCSECGKRFGLKSNLNTHMITHTGQKAFVCSECGKRFGRTNSLNQHMIIHTGQKPFVCSECGKRFGRKNSLNEHMKIHTGQKPFVCSECGKRFGRKNSLNEHMKSHTEQKPFVCSECGRRFGQNSQLKIHMIIHTGQKAFVCSECGKRFRRKNGLNEHMIIHTGQKLLVCSECGRRFGQKSHLKMHMIIHTGQKSFVCS from the coding sequence ggtcgaagatatgtacgaaagagccacctgaacagacacatgatgattcatacaggacaaaaaccatttgtctgttctgagtgtggtaaaagatttggacaaaagaacagcctgaacaaacacatgataattcatacaggacaaaaatcatttgtctgttctgagtgtggtaaaagatttggactaaagagcaacctgaacacacacatgataactcatacaggacaaaaagcatttgtctgttctgagtgtggtaaaagatttgggcgAACGAACAGCCTGAaccaacacatgataattcatacaggtcaaaaaccatttgtctgttctgagtgtggtaaaagatttggacgaaagaacagcctgaatgaacacatgaaaattcatacaggccaaaaaccatttgtctgttctgagtgtggcaaaagatttggacgaaagaacagcctgaatgaacacatgaaaagtcatacagaacaaaaaccatttgtctgttctgaatgtggtcgaagatttggacaaaacagCCAGCTGAAaatacacatgataattcatacaggacaaaaagcatttgtctgttccgagtgtggtaaaagatttcgaCGAAAGAACGGCTTGAACGAAcatatgataattcacacaggacaaaaactacttgtctgttctgaatgtggtcgaagatttggacaaaagagccacctgaaaatgcacatgataattcatacaggacaaaaatcatttgtctgttct